One stretch of Methylococcus capsulatus DNA includes these proteins:
- a CDS encoding cytochrome D1 domain-containing protein: MAAKRFIFLIAGATLAAAFSASAAWAAPFAYITNQKDDSVSVIDTADGEVRATLKVGKEPAGVAVSRDGGRVVVTNAGGGSITLIDGRNLQVAGEIATAEGQVGVAIDAAGRFAYVADWYGGAVSVVDLENRAIVRRLPTGSVPAGLVLAPGGSRLYVANRDDDAIAEMNPESGETLRTVKVGKHPFGIALDPAGELLFSANVESDDVSIVEVRTLSVIATVKVGERPYAVAYVAPYQRLFVTNQYDNTVSVVDVARRRVVDTIAVGEYPEGIALHPDGIHLYVANWFDNTVSVINGLSLKVERTIATGNGSRAFGEFIGGV, translated from the coding sequence ATGGCCGCAAAGCGATTTATCTTCTTGATCGCCGGGGCGACATTGGCCGCCGCCTTTTCCGCATCCGCGGCTTGGGCGGCGCCCTTCGCTTACATCACCAATCAGAAAGATGACAGCGTCAGCGTCATCGATACGGCCGATGGCGAAGTCCGAGCCACTCTGAAGGTGGGCAAGGAACCGGCCGGTGTCGCCGTCAGCCGGGATGGCGGCCGCGTCGTGGTGACCAACGCCGGCGGCGGCAGTATCACGCTGATCGATGGCCGGAACCTGCAGGTGGCGGGCGAGATCGCCACCGCCGAAGGCCAGGTCGGGGTGGCGATCGATGCCGCCGGGCGGTTCGCCTATGTGGCGGACTGGTACGGCGGGGCAGTCTCGGTGGTCGATCTGGAGAACCGGGCCATCGTCCGCCGATTGCCGACGGGGAGCGTACCGGCCGGACTGGTGTTGGCGCCCGGCGGGTCGCGCCTGTACGTCGCCAATCGCGACGACGACGCCATTGCCGAGATGAATCCGGAGAGCGGGGAAACCTTGCGTACGGTCAAGGTGGGGAAGCATCCTTTCGGCATCGCCCTCGACCCCGCAGGTGAGCTTTTGTTTTCGGCCAATGTCGAGAGTGACGACGTTTCCATCGTCGAGGTACGGACGCTTTCGGTGATTGCGACAGTGAAAGTCGGGGAGCGGCCCTATGCGGTGGCCTATGTGGCGCCGTATCAGCGGCTGTTCGTCACCAACCAGTACGACAACACCGTCTCGGTCGTCGACGTTGCGCGCCGGAGGGTCGTGGACACCATCGCGGTAGGAGAGTACCCGGAAGGCATCGCTCTGCACCCCGACGGCATCCATCTCTATGTGGCCAATTGGTTCGACAACACCGTGTCGGTTATCAACGGCCTGTCGTTGAAGGTTGAACGGACGATCGCCACCGGCAACGGCAGCCGGGCCTTCGGCGAATTCATCGGCGGCGTCTGA
- a CDS encoding AAA family ATPase: MNTVDNQGAFPAGLTSADAYPHPVSNIRLIETHISWVFLTGTYAYKIKKPVDFGFLDFSTLDRRRQCCEEEIRLNRRLAPELYLAVCPITGSPQTPRIDGEGQPFEYAVKMRQFAEGSLFTDMAAANTLTSNHVDALARLIAEFHRSIPRSGGTEDYGSPPLIRSATLDNFAHIEAVLPPGEMHSGIAALKASAETDHEALEGVFQARKREGFVRECHGDLHLANIALIGGKPVPFDAIEFSPALRWIDVISELAFLAMDLEARDFCRLAARLVNGYLAITGDYGGMALWHYYLRYRAMVRAKIAVLSWSSASTDAARVEHLTRFRHYVDYALSVSPDRRPRLIIMHGVSGSGKSHLAMQLAERERAIVIRSDVERKRLALRLQADPARMYLPEFTRATYDELLELATPALRAGLSVILDATFLERRYRDDARELADRTGAGFVIVAIDAPEPILRQRVLARQQAGADPSDADLGILEKQLRSRRPLGVDEARFTVTCGPDGTAPELPP, translated from the coding sequence GTGAATACAGTTGACAACCAGGGTGCATTTCCGGCCGGACTGACGAGCGCCGATGCCTATCCCCACCCGGTTTCGAACATCCGCCTGATCGAAACCCATATTTCCTGGGTATTCCTCACGGGAACTTACGCTTACAAGATCAAGAAGCCCGTTGATTTCGGATTCCTCGACTTTTCGACGCTCGATCGACGGCGGCAATGCTGCGAAGAGGAAATCAGACTGAACCGCAGGCTCGCACCCGAGCTATATCTCGCCGTCTGCCCGATCACCGGTTCACCGCAAACGCCACGGATCGACGGCGAAGGCCAGCCGTTCGAATACGCAGTGAAAATGCGCCAGTTTGCCGAAGGCTCCCTGTTCACGGACATGGCGGCGGCAAACACACTGACGTCAAACCACGTCGATGCGCTGGCTCGCCTGATCGCCGAATTCCACCGTTCGATTCCGCGGTCGGGCGGGACCGAAGACTATGGCAGCCCGCCCCTCATCCGCAGTGCAACCCTGGATAATTTCGCCCATATCGAGGCCGTGTTGCCGCCGGGCGAGATGCACAGCGGAATCGCTGCATTGAAGGCGTCCGCAGAAACAGACCACGAAGCGCTGGAAGGCGTGTTCCAGGCTCGGAAACGTGAAGGCTTCGTCAGAGAATGCCATGGCGATCTCCATCTCGCCAACATCGCATTGATCGGCGGTAAACCGGTTCCCTTCGACGCCATCGAATTCAGCCCGGCACTGCGCTGGATAGACGTCATCAGCGAGCTCGCATTCCTCGCCATGGACCTCGAAGCGCGCGACTTTTGCCGGCTCGCGGCCAGGCTGGTGAACGGGTACCTAGCCATCACCGGCGATTACGGCGGCATGGCACTCTGGCACTACTATCTGCGTTATCGGGCCATGGTCCGCGCCAAGATCGCGGTGCTGAGCTGGTCGAGCGCTTCCACGGATGCCGCCAGGGTGGAACATCTGACCCGCTTCCGCCACTACGTCGACTATGCTCTGTCGGTTTCACCGGACCGGCGGCCCCGGCTCATCATCATGCACGGCGTTTCCGGCAGCGGCAAAAGCCATCTGGCAATGCAGCTCGCGGAACGTGAACGGGCCATCGTGATCCGTTCGGACGTCGAACGCAAACGGCTGGCGTTACGCCTCCAGGCCGATCCGGCCCGGATGTACCTTCCTGAATTCACCCGCGCCACCTACGACGAACTGCTGGAACTCGCAACGCCTGCGTTGCGCGCCGGGCTGTCCGTCATACTCGATGCCACGTTTCTCGAGCGAAGATATCGGGACGACGCCAGAGAACTCGCCGACCGCACCGGCGCCGGATTCGTCATCGTCGCCATAGATGCCCCCGAGCCGATACTGCGCCAGCGCGTCCTGGCCCGGCAACAAGCGGGGGCCGATCCTTCGGACGCCGACCTCGGCATCCTGGAAAAACAGCTTCGGAGCCGACGGCCGCTGGGTGTAGACGAGGCGCGGTTCACCGTGACCTGCGGCCCCGATGGCACGGCGCCGGAACTGCCCCCTTGA
- the rnd gene encoding ribonuclease D, protein MPFPITYIDSADELAAFCRSLGSSPWIAVDTEFVRDKTYYPKFCLLQIANGTQAACIDPLAIEDLSEVEGLLFNRAITKVFHAARQDLEIFFHRFRAVPAPIFDTQLAAPLVGHPEQIGYASLVSAMLGVTVDKEHTRTDWTQRPLSAAQKEYAANDVIHLAALYPKMREQLERLERCSWLADDFAALENPDLYVNRPEDAWERIGGLDRLKPDQFALAVRLAAWRENTAQQNDLPRNWILRDEALLEIAMKRPRNRDALQALRGIDSRVIQRYGEAMIALVHVVGDSQTVPPQPRRVQRRSAHTEAVIDAMSALVRLRCIEHTINPAVVASRKDLEEALESPDSARVLQGWRRALAGNDLQAFLDEKAILRMKDGQLALTSREYS, encoded by the coding sequence ATGCCCTTCCCCATCACTTACATCGACTCGGCCGACGAGCTGGCGGCATTCTGCCGGTCCCTCGGCAGTTCACCCTGGATCGCGGTCGATACCGAATTCGTGCGGGACAAGACCTACTATCCGAAGTTCTGCCTGTTGCAAATTGCCAATGGCACCCAGGCCGCTTGCATCGATCCCCTCGCGATCGAGGATCTGAGCGAAGTCGAGGGTCTGCTGTTCAATCGAGCGATCACCAAAGTGTTCCACGCCGCGAGACAGGACCTGGAGATTTTCTTCCACCGATTCCGTGCCGTCCCGGCGCCGATATTCGACACCCAACTGGCCGCTCCCCTGGTCGGCCATCCCGAGCAAATCGGCTATGCCAGCCTCGTATCAGCCATGCTGGGTGTGACCGTCGACAAGGAGCACACCCGTACCGACTGGACCCAGCGCCCTCTCTCGGCCGCACAGAAGGAGTATGCGGCCAACGACGTGATCCATCTGGCGGCCCTGTATCCGAAGATGCGGGAGCAACTGGAACGGCTGGAACGCTGCTCTTGGTTGGCGGACGATTTCGCCGCACTGGAGAATCCCGACCTCTATGTTAACCGACCGGAAGATGCCTGGGAGCGCATCGGCGGGCTGGACCGCCTAAAACCCGATCAGTTCGCATTGGCAGTCCGCCTCGCCGCCTGGCGGGAAAATACCGCCCAGCAAAATGACCTGCCACGCAACTGGATCCTTCGCGACGAGGCGCTGCTGGAGATCGCTATGAAAAGGCCCCGCAACCGGGATGCTCTGCAGGCGCTGAGAGGAATCGACTCGCGCGTGATACAGCGATACGGCGAAGCGATGATCGCCCTCGTACACGTCGTCGGTGACAGCCAGACTGTGCCGCCACAGCCCCGCCGCGTTCAGCGCCGCAGTGCCCACACCGAGGCCGTCATCGACGCGATGTCGGCCCTGGTCCGTCTGCGCTGCATCGAACACACGATCAACCCCGCCGTCGTCGCCAGCCGCAAAGACCTCGAGGAGGCGCTGGAGTCGCCCGACAGCGCCAGAGTCCTGCAGGGGTGGCGACGCGCCCTGGCGGGAAACGACCTACAGGCTTTCCTGGACGAAAAGGCGATCCTGCGCATGAAGGACGGCCAACTCGCGCTCACCAGCCGTGAATACAGTTGA
- the rpsL gene encoding 30S ribosomal protein S12, producing MTTINQLVRKPRVSKKEKSNVPALEGCPQRRGVCTRVYTTTPKKPNSALRKVARVRLTNGAEVTSYIGGEGHNLQEHSVILIRGGRVKDLPGVRYHVVRGSLDTAGVQKRRQARSKYGAKRPKS from the coding sequence ATGACCACAATCAACCAACTGGTTAGAAAGCCGCGAGTAAGCAAAAAGGAAAAAAGCAATGTCCCTGCGCTCGAAGGCTGTCCTCAGCGTCGCGGGGTATGTACCCGTGTTTACACCACGACCCCCAAGAAGCCGAACTCGGCACTGCGTAAAGTGGCGCGTGTTCGTTTGACGAACGGAGCGGAGGTGACCTCCTACATCGGCGGTGAGGGGCATAACCTGCAGGAGCACTCGGTGATCCTGATCCGCGGCGGTCGTGTGAAGGATTTGCCGGGTGTCCGCTATCACGTTGTGCGCGGCAGTCTGGATACGGCGGGCGTTCAGAAGCGTCGGCAGGCCCGTTCGAAGTATGGCGCGAAACGGCCGAAGAGCTAA
- the rpsG gene encoding 30S ribosomal protein S7, which produces MSRRRRSERREVIADPRFGSETLARFVNMLMVSGKKSIAEKIVYGALDHIEAKTSQDSLEILNKALENVQPVVEVKSRRVGGATYQVPIEVRPARRMALGMRWLIDAARKRGEKGMVMKLAAEVLEAKENRGSAVKKREDTHRMAEANKAFSHYRW; this is translated from the coding sequence ATGTCCAGAAGAAGAAGGAGTGAGCGGCGCGAGGTGATCGCCGATCCGCGTTTCGGAAGTGAGACGCTCGCCCGGTTCGTGAACATGCTCATGGTGAGCGGCAAGAAATCAATCGCGGAAAAGATCGTCTACGGCGCGCTCGATCACATCGAGGCGAAGACATCGCAGGATTCGCTGGAGATTCTGAATAAGGCGCTCGAAAACGTCCAGCCTGTCGTCGAGGTGAAATCGCGTCGTGTCGGGGGGGCTACCTACCAAGTGCCGATCGAGGTGCGTCCCGCCCGCCGAATGGCGCTGGGAATGCGCTGGCTGATCGATGCCGCCCGCAAGCGCGGCGAGAAAGGCATGGTGATGAAGCTGGCTGCGGAGGTTCTGGAGGCGAAGGAAAACCGTGGTTCGGCAGTGAAGAAGCGTGAAGATACTCATCGGATGGCCGAGGCTAATAAGGCTTTCTCTCATTACCGCTGGTAA